In Helianthus annuus cultivar XRQ/B chromosome 9, HanXRQr2.0-SUNRISE, whole genome shotgun sequence, the following are encoded in one genomic region:
- the LOC110875320 gene encoding probable protein phosphatase 2C 51, with the protein MNKIIFFLIVLGFVTYTIGESSTCLTVYKEGGAPAVFRSPECPRWSLPKHDLRRQSTIGRCQSATRQGRRKYLEDRTFCIVDLRIPFPGANGIRDTSVAIVAVFDGHNGAEASEMASKMLLEYFTLHTSFLLDTTFSFLSNISKGMLPNKGGLMPIYINHASQMPIEKLGDYVLHIGRIKFTLSNIFSEDFHLEILKESLLKAIDDIDAAFGKEASRYNFNSGSTAAVILIADNQILAANIGDSKAFLCSEMFQSPHEAKATLLRLYEKRRREGASIRMKDYRNFKLEGLSHFVAKELTMDHHPDRVDERSRVEAAGGYVSEWAGVSRVNGHLAVSRSIGDLPFKRFGVISVPEVTDWQPLTGNDSYLVAVSDGVLEKLGTQDVCDLLWDLHTPAPLELQYSPSCLYSLADCIVDTALERGSMDNVAAVVVPFGLQNLSTVGFQVQNYVDRQSGNLTISTFYY; encoded by the exons ATGAATAAAATTATATTCTTTTTAATCGTTTTAGGGTTTGTTACATATACCATTGGCGAATCGTCGACGTGTTTGACGGTGTATAAAGAAGGAGGTGCACCGGCGGTCTTCCGGTCACCAGAATGCCCGAGATGGAGCTTACCAAAACATGATTTAAGGAGACAGTCTACAATAGGGAGATGTCAATCAGCCACACGTCAGGGCCGGCGAAAATATCTGGAAGATCGCACATTCTGTATTGTTGATCTCCGGATTCCCTTTCCAG GTGCTAATGGTATTAGAGACACATCAGTTGCCATTGTAGCAGTTTTTGATGGACATAATGGCGCAGAAGCTAGTGAGATGGCTTCAAAAATGTTATTGGAGTATTTCACATTGCatacttcttttcttttggataCCACATTTTCTTTTTTGTCCAACATATCAAAAGGAATGTTACCAAATAAGGGGGGATTAATGCCTATTTATATTAATCATGCCTCTCAAATGCCTATCGAGAAACTTGGTGATTATGTGCTGCATATCGGAAGGATTAAGTTTACATTGTCAAATATATTTAGTGAGGATTTCCACTTGGAAATTTTGAAGGAATCTTTGTTGAAGGCGATTGATGATATTGATGCCGCATTTGGTAAGGAAGCTTCTAGATACAACTTCAACTCTGGTTCCACTGCAGCGGTTATATTAATCGCAGATAATCAAATTTTAGCTGCGAATATTGGAGACTCAAAGGCTTTTCTATGCTCTGAGATGTTTCAATCTCCTCATGAGGCTAAAGCTACGTTATTGAGATTGTATGAAAAGAGAAGACGCGAGGGTGCTTCTATACGCATGAAAgattatagaaactttaaattaGAGGGCTTATCCCATTTTGTTGCCAAAGAGTTAACAATGGACCACCATCCCGACAGGGTTGATGAAAGATCTCGAGTAGAAGCAGCTGGCGGTTATGTCTCTGAATGGGCTGGTGTATCCCGAGTCAATGGCCACTTGGCTGTTTCACGTTCTATTGGTGATTTGCCCTTTAAAAGATTTGGTGTTATATCTGTTCCGGAGGTAACGGATTGGCAACCTTTGACGGGTAATGATAGTTATTTGGTGGCTGTTTCTGATGGTGTTCTTGAAAAGCTGGGCACACAGGACGTATGTGATCTATTATGGGACTTGCATACTCCTGCCCCCTTGGAATTGCAATACAGTCCTTCATGTTTATACTCATTAGCCGATTGCATTGTTGATACCGCTCTTGAAAGAGGAAGTATGGATAATGTGGCAGCTGTTGTAGTTCCATTTGGGCTACAGAATCTGTCTACTGTTGGATTCCAAGTGCAGAATTATGTGGACAGACAATCTGGTAATTTGACTATTTCAACTTTTTATTACTAA
- the LOC110877230 gene encoding uncharacterized protein LOC110877230, which yields MLLVYCKPSVDEDVVWLSYWPIGNILDVGDEVTIDIFWEKGMMIVSGCGGSLVYTDDDDEIKEEENCENTTMKEKEVIGGDLSEFEVTTGGYYLCRRDFFYSETSYRLKLLFGTMFTIQEIVLGVGFNSESEINKIEKAVSSVEGVEYVSTRKEIKRLIVVGHVDPIAVATCVREFENMVDILSINYGHYSESRSRKRLHNG from the exons ATGTTACTGGTCTACTGCAAACCCAGTGTTGATGAAGATGTTGTGTGGTTAAGCTACTGGCCAATTGGAAACATATTAGACGTTGGTGATGAAGTCACTATAGATATCTTCTGGGAGAAAGGAATGATGATAGTAAGCGGGTGTGGTGGCAGCCTTGTGTatacagatgatgatgatgaaattaaGGAAGAAGAAAACTGTGAAAAtaccacgatgaaagagaaagaAGTTATTGGAGGAGATCTGTCTGAATTCGAGGTGACCACAGGAGGCTACTATCTTTGCCGCCGTGATTTCTTTTACTCCGAGACCTCATATCGGTTGAAACTGTTGTTTGGGACAATGTTCACTATACAG GAAATTGTGCTGGGAGTTGGCTTTAACAGTGAAAGTGAAATAAACAAGATAGAGAAGGCGGTATCTAGCGTTGAGGGAGTTGAATATGTTTCCACTCGCAAAGAAATAAAACGATTAATTGTCGTAGGACATGTTGATCCTATAGCAGTGGCAACTTGTGTAAGAGAATTTGAGAACATGGTTGATATTTTATCCATTAATTATGGTCACTATTCGGAGTCCAGGTCGAGGAAGAGGTTACACAATGGGTAA